A stretch of the Conexibacter woesei Iso977N genome encodes the following:
- the mgrA gene encoding L-glyceraldehyde 3-phosphate reductase: protein MSAERYESMPYRRAGRSGLRLPAISLGLWHNFGDDRAFETQRAIVRRAFDRGVTHFDLANNYGPPPGSAESNFGRLLATDLRGHRDELVVSTKAGWDMWPGPYGDGGSRKYLLSSLDQSLSRMGLDHVDIFYSHRFDPETPLEETCSALDAAVRSGKALYVGISSYSPKRTREAAAILQALGTPLLIHQPNYSMLNRRIERDSLLDVLEEEGSGCIAFSPLAQGLLTDKYLSGVPEGSRAAARTSLAESWLSETNLQRIRALNTIATDRGQSLAQMAIAWTLRDPRVTSSLIGASSVSQLDNSLDALANPSFTANELSAINTHAQDAGIDLWEAASTA from the coding sequence GTGAGCGCGGAGCGCTATGAGTCGATGCCCTACCGTCGCGCCGGGCGGTCCGGCCTGCGGCTGCCGGCGATCTCACTCGGGCTCTGGCACAACTTCGGCGACGACCGGGCCTTCGAGACCCAGCGCGCGATCGTCCGCCGCGCCTTCGACCGCGGCGTGACCCACTTCGACCTGGCCAACAACTACGGCCCTCCCCCGGGCTCGGCGGAGTCCAACTTCGGCCGTCTGCTGGCGACCGACCTGCGCGGTCACCGCGACGAGCTGGTCGTGAGCACCAAGGCCGGCTGGGACATGTGGCCCGGCCCCTACGGCGACGGCGGCTCCCGCAAGTACTTGTTGTCGTCGTTGGATCAGTCGCTGTCCCGGATGGGCCTCGACCACGTCGACATCTTCTACTCCCACCGCTTCGACCCCGAGACCCCGCTCGAGGAGACCTGCTCAGCCCTCGACGCCGCGGTCCGCTCCGGCAAGGCCCTCTACGTCGGCATCTCCTCCTACTCACCGAAGCGCACCCGCGAAGCCGCCGCGATCCTCCAGGCCCTCGGCACACCGCTGCTGATCCACCAACCCAACTACTCCATGTTGAACCGCCGCATCGAGCGTGACAGCCTCCTGGACGTGTTGGAAGAGGAAGGCTCGGGCTGCATCGCCTTCTCTCCCCTGGCGCAAGGCCTGCTGACCGACAAGTACCTCTCCGGCGTACCCGAGGGATCTCGCGCAGCGGCGCGTACCTCGCTGGCCGAGTCCTGGCTGTCCGAGACGAACCTCCAGCGGATCCGCGCCCTCAACACGATCGCCACCGACCGCGGTCAATCCCTGGCGCAGATGGCCATCGCCTGGACCCTCCGCGACCCCCGCGTGACCTCCTCGCTAATCGGCGCCTCGTCCGTCTCCCAACTCGACAACTCGCTGGACGCACTGGCGAACCCATCCTTCACCGCCAACGAGCTCTCCGCCATCAACACCCACGCCCAAGACGCCGGCATCGACCTCTGGGAAGCCGCCTCAACGGCCTGA
- a CDS encoding NAD(P)-dependent alcohol dehydrogenase, which translates to MIAARLHKYHEALAVEQIPEPEITGPHDVIVRVGGAGLCRTDLHVQEGQWAEKSGVELPYVLGHENAGWVAEIGSAVSNVEVGDTVIVHPLVTCGLCRACRAGDDVHCVNNLFPGISVDGGFAALLKTSARSVVKLDPILHPKDIAALADAGLTAYHAVKKAVANLYPGSRAVVIGAGGLGHIGIQCLKAMTPAEIIVIDPSEEARALAGEIGADTTVALDGRQVDTIMEMTDGVGAEAIIDFVGERGAIEDGVAMLREAGSYYVIGYGENINVPTIDIISREINFIGNLVGSYNDLAELMTLTAQGKVTLHTSVYPLEAVNDAMADLDQGRLQGRGILVADAA; encoded by the coding sequence ATGATCGCCGCACGCCTGCACAAGTACCACGAGGCGCTCGCCGTCGAGCAGATCCCGGAGCCGGAGATCACCGGGCCTCACGACGTGATCGTGCGCGTCGGCGGCGCCGGGCTGTGCCGCACCGACCTTCATGTACAAGAAGGGCAGTGGGCCGAGAAGTCCGGCGTCGAGCTGCCCTACGTGCTGGGGCACGAGAACGCGGGGTGGGTCGCGGAGATCGGCTCCGCGGTCTCGAACGTCGAGGTGGGGGACACGGTGATCGTCCACCCGCTCGTCACCTGCGGGCTGTGCCGCGCCTGCCGCGCGGGCGACGACGTGCACTGCGTCAACAACCTGTTCCCGGGGATCTCGGTCGACGGCGGGTTCGCCGCGCTGCTGAAGACGAGCGCGCGGTCGGTCGTCAAGTTGGACCCCATCCTGCACCCGAAGGACATCGCGGCGCTGGCCGACGCGGGGCTGACCGCCTACCACGCGGTCAAGAAGGCGGTGGCGAACCTGTACCCGGGCTCGCGCGCCGTCGTGATCGGCGCGGGCGGGCTCGGGCACATCGGCATCCAGTGCCTGAAGGCGATGACGCCGGCCGAGATCATCGTGATCGACCCGTCCGAGGAGGCGCGCGCGCTGGCAGGGGAGATCGGGGCCGACACGACCGTCGCTTTGGACGGGAGGCAGGTCGACACGATCATGGAGATGACCGACGGGGTCGGCGCCGAGGCGATCATCGACTTCGTCGGCGAGAGGGGCGCGATCGAGGACGGCGTGGCGATGCTCCGCGAGGCGGGGTCCTACTACGTCATCGGCTACGGCGAGAACATCAACGTGCCGACCATCGACATCATCTCGCGCGAGATCAACTTCATCGGCAACCTGGTCGGGTCCTACAACGACCTTGCCGAGTTGATGACCTTGACCGCGCAGGGCAAGGTCACGCTGCACACCAGCGTCTATCCGCTGGAAGCCGTCAACGACGCAATGGCCGACCTCGACCAGGGGCGGCTCCAGGGCCGCGGGATCCTCGTCGCCGACGCCGCCTGA
- a CDS encoding FAD-binding oxidoreductase: MGEKHIARLEPVGIELEVDEDETILDAAFRQGIMLMHGCKEGQCAACKSFLLDGEVDLDRYSTFALPDFEEAEGYTLLCRAHALSDVEIELMNYDEEVIRSGVPIVEATAEVAAVEELTHDIRRLVLKLPEPLVFNAGQYMDIQIPGADGEHRSFSMANTPGRPDHLEFMIKLYEGGHFSGLLSESANGSGIKVGDTLACKGPYGVFTLRDSSPRRLVFIAGGAGMAPIVSLLRSMEEKGTQRPATFYYGARTEDDLFVLEELERLASVLPDMTFVPALSESNEETGWAGEAGLITDVVDRMEGDLTEVDAYLCGPPPMVDAAIALLERRGCPESRIYFDKFTTSAE; the protein is encoded by the coding sequence ATGGGTGAGAAGCACATCGCACGCCTCGAGCCGGTGGGGATCGAGCTCGAGGTCGACGAGGACGAGACGATCCTCGACGCCGCCTTCCGCCAGGGCATCATGTTGATGCACGGGTGCAAGGAGGGCCAGTGCGCGGCCTGCAAGTCGTTCCTGCTCGATGGGGAGGTGGACCTCGACCGCTACTCGACGTTCGCGCTCCCCGACTTCGAGGAGGCCGAGGGCTACACGTTGCTCTGCCGCGCCCACGCGCTGAGCGACGTCGAGATCGAGTTGATGAACTACGACGAGGAGGTCATCCGCAGCGGTGTCCCGATCGTCGAGGCGACGGCCGAGGTCGCGGCCGTCGAGGAGCTGACCCACGACATCCGCCGGCTCGTGCTCAAGCTGCCCGAGCCGCTGGTGTTCAACGCCGGGCAGTACATGGACATCCAGATCCCGGGCGCCGACGGGGAGCACCGGTCGTTCTCGATGGCCAACACGCCGGGCCGGCCCGACCACCTGGAGTTCATGATCAAGCTCTACGAGGGCGGCCACTTCTCCGGCCTGCTCTCGGAGTCGGCCAACGGCAGCGGGATCAAGGTCGGCGACACGCTGGCCTGCAAGGGCCCGTACGGCGTCTTCACGCTGCGCGACTCCTCGCCGCGGCGGTTGGTGTTCATCGCCGGCGGCGCGGGGATGGCGCCGATCGTCTCGCTGCTGCGGTCGATGGAGGAGAAGGGCACGCAGCGGCCGGCGACCTTCTACTACGGGGCGCGGACCGAGGACGACCTCTTCGTGCTCGAGGAGCTGGAGCGGCTCGCGAGCGTGCTGCCCGACATGACGTTCGTGCCCGCGCTCTCGGAGTCCAACGAGGAGACCGGGTGGGCCGGCGAGGCCGGCCTGATCACCGACGTCGTGGACCGCATGGAGGGCGACCTGACCGAGGTCGACGCCTACCTCTGCGGCCCGCCGCCGATGGTCGACGCCGCGATCGCGCTGCTGGAGCGCCGGGGCTGCCCGGAGAGCCGCATCTACTTCGACAAGTTCACGACCTCCGCGGAATGA
- the mimD gene encoding propane 2-monooxygenase effector subunit MimD, whose product MTEFKSDRTSSNQAGVTLMNNQVGYVVAQVMADKKDVRIRELPSMIRVDGINKIDFDFAEIADALGWADFGQDDFEEIMSTHYGRMVVLDDRVLMFANPEDAAEYIGFDLVPVEGA is encoded by the coding sequence ATGACCGAGTTCAAGTCCGACCGCACGTCGTCCAACCAGGCCGGCGTCACGTTGATGAACAACCAGGTGGGCTACGTCGTCGCCCAGGTGATGGCCGACAAGAAGGACGTCAGGATCCGCGAGCTGCCGTCGATGATCCGCGTGGACGGGATCAACAAGATCGACTTCGACTTCGCCGAGATCGCCGACGCGCTCGGCTGGGCCGACTTCGGCCAGGACGACTTCGAGGAGATCATGTCCACGCACTACGGGCGCATGGTCGTCCTCGACGACCGCGTCCTGATGTTCGCCAACCCCGAGGACGCGGCCGAGTACATCGGCTTCGACCTCGTGCCCGTCGAAGGAGCGTGA
- the groL gene encoding chaperonin GroEL (60 kDa chaperone family; promotes refolding of misfolded polypeptides especially under stressful conditions; forms two stacked rings of heptamers to form a barrel-shaped 14mer; ends can be capped by GroES; misfolded proteins enter the barrel where they are refolded when GroES binds), protein MGKIIHFNDDARRRLQVGVDQLADTVKVTLGPKGRNVVLERLTGAPTITNDGVSIAREIELADQFANMGAQLVREVADKTSELTGDGTTTATLLAQSLVREGMRVLASGTNPMLLRRGIEEAVDVVVAELLRSAIAVGDEGHLAHVATIAAKEDERIGRAVGEALSRVGEDGVVSIEESELPGISVDFVEGLHVENGHVSPYLIRDRQRMETVLENPYILMTTQPISTVQELMGAIGQVMRRPEPLVILAEKVDGAALGMLVQNNRHGTMEATAVRAPGFGHRRVAYLEDLAAFVGGQVITPETGLSLEQVELEWLGRARRVIVTEDATTFIEGAGSAESVAARLNEINVELGRATHEADQDALRERRARLSSRLAVIRVGGATDVEGKERLRRTEGSLAASRAALAEGIVPGGGTALLRAAGALDGLVLDGDRAAGVDVVRSVLGDPLFWIASNAGYDGDEVVAHVRDMPAGHGLNALTGDYGDLIADGVIDPVRVTRLSLQHAASVAALLLTTEALVAEELIGQPGAIMSHEIGDLAEGMSRPSSPV, encoded by the coding sequence ATGGGCAAGATCATCCACTTCAACGACGACGCGCGGCGGCGCCTGCAGGTCGGGGTCGACCAGCTCGCCGACACGGTCAAGGTCACGCTGGGGCCGAAGGGCCGCAACGTGGTGCTGGAGCGCCTGACCGGCGCGCCGACGATCACCAACGACGGCGTGTCGATCGCGCGTGAGATCGAGCTGGCCGACCAGTTCGCCAACATGGGCGCGCAGCTGGTCCGGGAGGTGGCCGACAAGACGTCGGAGCTGACCGGCGACGGGACGACGACCGCGACGCTGCTCGCGCAGTCGCTGGTCCGGGAGGGCATGCGGGTGCTGGCTTCCGGGACCAACCCCATGTTGTTGCGCCGTGGGATCGAGGAGGCGGTCGACGTGGTCGTCGCCGAGCTGCTGCGCAGCGCGATCGCCGTCGGCGACGAGGGTCACCTGGCGCACGTCGCGACGATCGCCGCCAAGGAGGACGAGCGGATCGGCCGCGCGGTCGGCGAGGCGCTGTCGCGCGTCGGCGAGGACGGGGTCGTCAGCATCGAGGAGAGCGAGCTGCCGGGGATCTCGGTGGACTTCGTCGAAGGACTACATGTTGAGAACGGGCACGTCTCGCCGTACCTGATCCGCGACCGCCAGCGGATGGAGACGGTGCTGGAGAACCCCTACATCTTGATGACGACGCAGCCGATCTCGACGGTCCAGGAGCTGATGGGCGCGATCGGGCAGGTCATGCGCCGGCCGGAGCCGCTGGTCATCCTGGCCGAGAAGGTCGACGGCGCGGCGCTGGGCATGTTGGTGCAGAACAACCGCCACGGGACGATGGAGGCGACGGCGGTCCGGGCGCCGGGCTTCGGCCACCGCCGCGTCGCGTACCTGGAGGACTTGGCGGCGTTCGTCGGCGGGCAGGTCATCACGCCCGAGACCGGGCTGTCGCTGGAGCAGGTCGAGCTGGAGTGGCTGGGGCGCGCGCGGCGCGTGATCGTCACCGAGGACGCGACGACGTTCATCGAGGGTGCGGGCTCGGCCGAGTCGGTCGCCGCGCGCCTGAACGAGATCAACGTCGAGCTGGGCCGTGCGACGCATGAGGCCGACCAGGACGCGCTGCGCGAGCGGCGCGCGCGGCTGTCGTCGCGGCTGGCGGTGATCCGGGTCGGTGGCGCGACGGACGTCGAGGGCAAGGAGCGGTTGCGCCGGACCGAGGGCTCGCTGGCCGCGAGCCGCGCCGCGCTGGCCGAGGGGATCGTGCCGGGCGGCGGGACCGCGCTGCTGCGGGCCGCAGGTGCGTTGGACGGGCTCGTGCTCGACGGCGATCGCGCCGCGGGCGTCGACGTCGTCCGGAGCGTGCTGGGCGACCCGCTGTTCTGGATCGCCTCCAACGCCGGCTACGACGGCGACGAGGTCGTCGCCCACGTCCGCGACATGCCCGCCGGGCACGGGCTGAACGCCCTGACCGGCGACTACGGCGACCTGATCGCCGACGGCGTGATCGACCCGGTCCGCGTGACCCGCCTCAGCCTCCAGCACGCGGCGTCGGTTGCGGCGCTTCTGCTGACCACCGAGGCCCTGGTCGCCGAGGAGCTCATCGGCCAACCCGGAGCCATCATGTCGCACGAGATCGGCGACCTAGCCGAAGGCATGTCCCGCCCGTCTTCGCCGGTCTGA
- a CDS encoding metal-sulfur cluster assembly factor has product MTPGQAQVLEALGTVIDPELDEPITSLGFVASLAVSAGGDVDVQLRLPTPQCAPNFAFLMVSDAWKAIRSVPGARDVHVVLDDHYTGAEINAAVDGGGAFSDAFPGETAGPDLEALRELFQRKALLARQGRLCTALLADGLSAAEVADLAVADLDVARDPEAARCLALRRALGLPSGAEAPALIAGDGARLDAGDIPTWLRRARLVSLSLESNGGICRGLLQARHGVPDPTQEVHAA; this is encoded by the coding sequence ATGACCCCGGGGCAGGCGCAGGTGCTGGAGGCGCTCGGGACGGTCATCGATCCCGAGCTCGACGAGCCGATCACCTCCCTCGGGTTCGTCGCGTCGCTGGCGGTCTCCGCCGGCGGCGACGTCGACGTGCAGCTGCGCCTGCCCACCCCTCAGTGCGCGCCGAACTTCGCGTTCCTGATGGTGTCGGACGCCTGGAAGGCGATCCGCTCCGTCCCGGGCGCGCGTGACGTGCACGTGGTCCTCGACGACCACTACACGGGCGCCGAGATCAACGCCGCCGTGGACGGCGGCGGCGCGTTCTCGGACGCCTTCCCGGGCGAGACCGCGGGGCCCGACCTCGAGGCGCTCCGGGAGCTGTTCCAGCGCAAGGCGCTGCTCGCGCGGCAGGGGCGGTTGTGCACCGCCCTGCTCGCCGACGGGCTGTCGGCGGCCGAGGTCGCCGACCTCGCGGTCGCCGACCTGGACGTCGCGCGTGACCCGGAAGCGGCGCGCTGCCTCGCGCTGCGCCGGGCGCTGGGGTTGCCGTCGGGTGCCGAGGCGCCCGCGCTGATCGCCGGCGACGGCGCGCGCCTGGACGCCGGCGACATCCCGACGTGGCTGCGGCGCGCGCGGCTGGTCAGCCTCAGCCTGGAGAGCAACGGCGGCATCTGCCGCGGGCTGCTGCAGGCGCGCCACGGCGTTCCCGACCCGACCCAGGAGGTCCACGCAGCATGA
- a CDS encoding aromatic/alkene monooxygenase hydroxylase subunit beta yields the protein MSQDTTETVTQERSVPKPVFTDAEAGAKEFPSSRSRAYNYFEPRKRRASVYEDVTVDVQPDPERHLTQGWVYAFADGSSGYPQEWTALKSSNWHAFLDPNEEWEQSIYRNASNTVRQIGQTLANAKAAGAYDAWSRSWIRVVAEHVSAWAHVEQGLGMHVYTPAQRDAPTNMINNALAVGAVHKLRFAQDIILYNLEVSEELEGFDGSAHKAAWQSDPIWQGTRENVEKLTGIRDWAQAFFATAVVFEPLVGELFRSGFVMQAAALQGDFVTPVVMGCGEADTAREQRGARALFRMLADDVKHGPANRRLMDQWLEEWIPVSLRAAHELQPIWSQVSEKHVRFEDSLARSKSRMADLLEDLTLEIPKEIRA from the coding sequence ATGTCCCAGGACACGACGGAGACGGTGACGCAGGAGCGCAGCGTCCCCAAGCCGGTGTTCACCGACGCGGAGGCCGGGGCCAAGGAGTTCCCGTCGTCGCGGAGCAGAGCCTACAACTACTTCGAGCCGCGCAAGCGCCGGGCGAGCGTCTACGAGGACGTCACCGTCGACGTCCAGCCCGATCCCGAGCGCCACCTGACCCAGGGCTGGGTCTACGCGTTCGCCGACGGCAGCTCCGGCTACCCGCAGGAGTGGACGGCGCTCAAGTCCTCCAACTGGCACGCGTTCCTCGACCCCAACGAGGAGTGGGAGCAGTCGATCTACCGCAACGCCTCCAACACGGTGCGCCAGATCGGCCAGACGCTGGCCAACGCGAAGGCCGCCGGCGCTTACGACGCCTGGAGCCGCTCGTGGATCAGGGTCGTCGCCGAGCACGTCTCGGCCTGGGCGCACGTCGAGCAGGGCCTGGGCATGCACGTCTACACGCCGGCCCAGCGCGACGCGCCGACCAACATGATCAACAACGCGCTGGCCGTCGGCGCGGTGCACAAGCTGCGGTTCGCGCAGGACATCATCCTGTACAACCTGGAGGTCTCCGAGGAGCTCGAGGGCTTCGACGGCAGCGCGCACAAGGCCGCCTGGCAGAGCGACCCGATCTGGCAGGGCACGCGCGAGAACGTCGAGAAGCTCACCGGCATCCGCGACTGGGCGCAGGCCTTCTTCGCGACCGCGGTGGTCTTCGAGCCGCTCGTCGGCGAGCTGTTCCGGTCCGGCTTCGTGATGCAGGCCGCGGCGCTGCAGGGCGACTTCGTCACGCCGGTCGTGATGGGCTGCGGCGAGGCCGACACGGCCCGCGAGCAGCGCGGCGCGCGCGCCCTGTTCCGGATGCTGGCCGACGACGTCAAGCACGGCCCGGCCAACCGCAGGCTGATGGACCAGTGGCTGGAGGAGTGGATCCCGGTGAGCCTGAGGGCCGCCCACGAGCTGCAGCCGATCTGGTCGCAGGTCTCCGAGAAGCACGTGCGCTTCGAGGACTCGCTGGCGCGCTCGAAGTCCCGCATGGCGGACCTGCTGGAAGACCTGACCCTCGAGATCCCGAAGGAGATCCGCGCATGA
- a CDS encoding cupin domain-containing protein: MSLPNTPALVANPDLLTLALETPHALDDVREGSPVAAYSELYADDVVELGVWSVTPGEFAGDKLGASEVMYVLAGDATITSDDGTTLELRPGVSFVTPDGWKGRWRVRESVRKLYVIWKHAS, encoded by the coding sequence ATGTCGCTCCCGAACACCCCGGCGCTCGTCGCCAACCCCGACCTGCTCACGCTCGCGCTGGAGACCCCGCACGCGCTGGACGACGTCCGCGAGGGCTCGCCCGTCGCCGCGTACTCCGAGCTGTACGCCGACGACGTCGTGGAGCTCGGCGTCTGGAGCGTCACGCCCGGCGAGTTCGCCGGCGACAAGCTCGGTGCGTCCGAGGTCATGTACGTGCTGGCGGGCGACGCGACGATCACCAGCGACGACGGCACGACGCTGGAGCTGCGGCCCGGCGTGTCGTTCGTGACGCCCGACGGCTGGAAGGGCCGCTGGCGCGTGCGCGAGAGCGTCCGGAAGTTGTACGTGATCTGGAAGCACGCGTCGTGA
- a CDS encoding amidohydrolase family protein: MYEANGERYFILDSHSHFWDASPENWVEGEEQYAKGWIECFHAYQSLGPPETHWSIEHFMKYSVDDYEKDVFTDGHVDMAIFQSTYLKQWYKTGFNAIEQNAALLERFGDRVRVNGRFDAREGEPGLRQLREDHAKYRLQGVKLYTAEWLGSSRGWSLKDPEAVPFLELCMELGIKNIHVHKGPTIWPLDKDGFDVSDIDHAATSFPELNFIVEHVGLPRIEDFCFMATQEPNVYAGLSVVVGGLMHARPRFFAKVMGELLFWVGEDKMLFGSDYGIWEPRWQVEGLVAWDYPDDTFSDYPRWTTEAKKKVLGLNAAKLYGIDVPAEFRLADPASAPAEKADAQLVESA, translated from the coding sequence GTGTACGAGGCCAACGGTGAGAGGTACTTCATCCTGGACAGCCACAGCCACTTCTGGGACGCCAGTCCCGAGAACTGGGTGGAGGGCGAGGAGCAGTACGCCAAGGGCTGGATCGAGTGCTTCCACGCCTACCAGTCGCTGGGGCCGCCGGAGACGCACTGGTCGATCGAGCACTTCATGAAGTACTCGGTCGACGACTACGAGAAGGACGTCTTCACCGACGGCCACGTCGACATGGCGATCTTCCAGTCGACGTACCTCAAGCAGTGGTACAAGACCGGCTTCAACGCGATCGAGCAGAACGCGGCGCTGCTGGAGCGCTTCGGCGACAGGGTCCGCGTCAACGGGCGCTTCGACGCCCGCGAGGGCGAGCCGGGCCTGCGTCAGCTGCGCGAGGACCACGCGAAGTACAGGCTGCAGGGCGTCAAGCTCTACACCGCCGAGTGGTTGGGATCGTCGCGCGGATGGTCGCTGAAGGACCCCGAGGCCGTGCCGTTCCTGGAGCTCTGCATGGAGCTGGGGATCAAGAACATCCACGTCCACAAGGGCCCGACGATCTGGCCGCTGGACAAGGACGGCTTCGACGTCTCCGACATCGACCACGCGGCGACGAGCTTCCCGGAGCTCAACTTCATCGTCGAGCACGTGGGGCTGCCGCGGATCGAGGACTTCTGCTTCATGGCGACGCAGGAGCCCAACGTCTACGCCGGCCTGTCGGTCGTCGTCGGGGGCCTGATGCACGCCCGCCCGCGGTTCTTCGCCAAGGTGATGGGCGAGCTGCTGTTCTGGGTCGGCGAGGACAAGATGCTGTTCGGCTCCGACTACGGCATCTGGGAGCCGAGGTGGCAGGTCGAAGGCCTCGTCGCCTGGGACTACCCGGACGACACGTTCTCCGACTACCCGCGCTGGACGACCGAGGCCAAGAAGAAGGTCCTGGGTCTGAACGCGGCCAAGTTGTACGGGATCGACGTGCCCGCCGAGTTCCGGCTGGCCGACCCGGCGAGCGCGCCGGCCGAGAAGGCCGACGCGCAGCTGGTGGAGAGCGCATGA
- a CDS encoding methane monooxygenase encodes MSRASITKAHNKIQELSWDPTFVEPVDKYPTDYTFEKAPKKDPLKQVLRSYFPMEEEKDNRVFGAMDGAIRGNMFRQVQERWMEWQKLFLSIIPFPEISAARAMPLAINAVPNPEVHNGLAIQMIDEVRHSTIQMNLKRLYMNHYIDPAGFDISEKAFSNCYAGTIGRQFGEGFITGDAITAANVYLTIVAETAFTNVLFVAMPGEAAANGDYLLPTVFHSVQSDESRHISNGYSIILMALADERNRDLLERDLRYAWWNNHCVVDAAIGTFIEYGTKDRRPDRDSYAESWRRWIYDDYYRSYLVPLEKYGLTIPHDLVELAWDRINTKGYVHEVAQFFATGWFANYWRIDAMDDTDFEWFEGKYPGWYDKYGKWWERYADLSVKNGHKPIAFEPELSDYEYPHRCWSCMVPCLIREDMVVDEVDGQVRTYCSETCHWTDAVAFRPEYNGRPTPAMGKLSGRREWETLYHGMDVAEIMQDLGYVRDDGRTLVPQPHLDLDPKKMWTLDQVRGITLNSPNVLLNEMSPEDRDAHVAKYKAGGPAGRPAKV; translated from the coding sequence ATGAGCAGAGCCAGCATCACCAAGGCTCACAACAAGATCCAGGAGCTGTCCTGGGACCCGACGTTCGTCGAACCGGTCGACAAGTACCCGACCGACTACACGTTCGAGAAGGCTCCCAAGAAGGACCCGCTCAAGCAGGTCCTCCGCTCCTACTTCCCGATGGAGGAGGAGAAGGACAACCGGGTCTTCGGCGCGATGGACGGCGCGATCCGCGGCAACATGTTCCGCCAGGTCCAGGAGCGCTGGATGGAGTGGCAGAAGCTGTTCCTGTCGATCATCCCGTTCCCGGAGATCTCCGCCGCGCGCGCCATGCCGCTGGCCATCAACGCGGTGCCCAACCCCGAGGTCCACAACGGGCTGGCCATCCAGATGATCGACGAGGTCCGCCACTCGACGATCCAGATGAACCTCAAGCGGCTGTACATGAACCACTACATCGACCCGGCGGGGTTCGACATCTCCGAGAAGGCGTTCTCGAACTGCTACGCCGGCACGATCGGCCGCCAGTTCGGCGAGGGCTTCATCACCGGTGACGCGATCACCGCGGCGAACGTCTACCTGACGATCGTGGCCGAGACGGCGTTCACGAACGTGCTGTTCGTGGCGATGCCCGGCGAGGCGGCGGCCAACGGCGACTACCTGCTGCCGACCGTCTTCCACTCGGTGCAGTCCGACGAGTCGCGCCACATCTCCAACGGCTACTCCATCATCTTGATGGCGCTGGCCGACGAGCGCAATCGCGACCTGCTCGAGCGCGACCTGCGTTACGCCTGGTGGAACAACCACTGCGTCGTGGACGCGGCGATCGGCACGTTCATCGAGTACGGCACCAAGGACCGCCGTCCGGATCGCGACAGCTACGCCGAGAGCTGGCGGCGCTGGATCTATGACGACTACTACCGCTCCTACCTCGTCCCGCTGGAGAAGTACGGCCTGACGATCCCGCACGACCTCGTCGAGCTCGCGTGGGACCGCATCAACACCAAGGGCTACGTCCACGAGGTCGCGCAGTTCTTCGCCACCGGGTGGTTCGCCAACTACTGGCGGATCGACGCGATGGACGACACGGACTTCGAGTGGTTCGAGGGCAAGTACCCGGGCTGGTACGACAAGTACGGCAAGTGGTGGGAGCGCTACGCCGACCTGTCGGTCAAGAACGGGCACAAGCCGATCGCGTTCGAGCCCGAGCTGTCGGACTACGAGTACCCGCACCGCTGCTGGTCGTGCATGGTGCCGTGCCTGATCCGCGAGGACATGGTCGTCGACGAGGTCGACGGGCAGGTCCGGACGTACTGCTCGGAGACCTGCCACTGGACCGACGCGGTCGCGTTCCGCCCGGAGTACAACGGCCGGCCGACGCCGGCGATGGGCAAGCTCTCGGGCAGGCGCGAGTGGGAGACGCTCTACCACGGCATGGACGTCGCCGAGATCATGCAGGACCTCGGGTACGTCCGCGACGACGGCAGGACGCTGGTCCCGCAGCCGCACCTGGACCTGGACCCCAAGAAGATGTGGACGCTGGACCAGGTCCGCGGCATCACGCTGAACAGCCCCAACGTGCTGCTCAACGAGATGTCCCCCGAAGACCGCGACGCGCACGTCGCCAAGTACAAGGCCGGCGGCCCCGCCGGCAGGCCGGCGAAGGTCTGA